The genomic stretch TCAAAGGTGCTTCATCGGGAAGAATTGGTTGGCTAGTTCGCATATTGACAATCAAATGCTTTGTGGTTCAAAAAGACGTGGTATGGTTTGAAATAAACCCTCGTAATCGGCAAAAATAAGTGCGGTGACTGGCCGTCACTCTAGCTACCAGAGCCAACATTCGGAAAGACCCAGGGTGCCCTCCAGCCAGCCAGCACCGAAACTTTCAAGCCCAAATTCCCCGTTGTCAATCCCAGGAAGTCCCGATTCACAACCACTGTCTAAGGCATTGTCCCGATCGCACAAGTCCTTGCCGCTTGTATCTACATAATCACGATCCCAGACCAGGGGAATGAAGCTTCCAAAAGTTCCATCGAGTGGTGAACGCGATAACATTGTATCTGTATCCGCGATTTCAAAGCTTGAGTCAAGGCCATCTACGATCATACGATCCGACTCGTGTTGGTGTTGTTGCCGTACTGGGAGATCAGTGTGCATTCTGGCAATCTTGGGTAATGCGTTCGGTCGCCCTTCACTCGAAGTCGGGCGTTTTTTGCTTGGGTCAGCTCCTGCAACTAAATTGGTGTGTTCCTTCCAATCTGTCATTGTTGAACCATCTTTGAAGTGCTTAGCGATATGCCTTTCTCTTGCTTCCCATGTCTTAAGCTCATGTCCGCAAAAGCCACAGATCCAGTCTTCAGCCGTTTCATCTCCTGTTTCCCCTCTCCTCCAAAGATCTCTGACTTCTCCATCTAGGGGCGCTTTGTGAAAGTTGTTGACGTGTTGTCGCAAATGATCAGGTCGCAGGAATGTTCTCTCGTGCTCGCTCTTGTTTGCGCATTCTGATATGCGATGAGCAAGTAGTAAGTGATCTTCACTAGGATCTGGAATTTTGCAGAAGACGCAGTACGTAGAAATAGCCGTGCGGGATGCAACATGAAGGCTGGGTCCAGTAAGTAAGCATGTCCACTTCCGCTTCGGCCGGTGTTGAGTTTCCTCGTGACGACGCCATGACTTGTGCGCGATACGTTGATAACAGAAAGTGCATTGCCATGTCTCCGAACCGTTACCCTTGGCGGAGATGGTTGAGACTGTCGGTTCGGATTGGATGTGCAAGGCATGAGGTGTAGCAAATAAGACGCCAAGCTGACCGTAGTCTTTCTTCTTGCCTCTTCGAGAAGTAGGAGGAACTTCGATCTCCTGGCTGTAGCTACTACTAGCCGAGCAGGATATATCTGGATAATTGGGGTTGAACCGCGCCGTCGGGCTCAAGGAATTCTTTTTCTTGACTGCTGGCGCTGTGCTGGAGCGTTTAGAGGTGGAAGAGCCTTCGTCTTCTGATGCAGAATCTGATGCATTGTGTTTGAGAAGTTTTCCTCGTGCCCTCGCGTTCGTAAACCATGTATTGACCTGTTTCTCGGTTATACCGCATCGCTGGGCGAGCGAACGTTTAGTATCTGCGTCGGGATACGGATTCTTTCGATTTTCATGTAGCCATTCTCTCAAACAACGTAAGGCATGCGACTCAAGCTTGGTGGGTGGTCTTCGTGCTCCTGAACGTTTGATCCTGCTATTGCAGATTGGTGACTCTGGCGAAGATCGATATGCAATCGGATCGCAAGAAGAACATGTAGACAAATGATCGGGGTCGATCAGTGCCGCAATTTCGCAGGCTGAACACCTTCTGGCAGCTGGTTTCTGCGAGAGGTGTTCTGGTTGTAACACGCTTGTAGTATCCAATACGGTGATCTGGGTCTTCGATTGTATGTCCTGGTGATTGATAGCATCAGGTACCATTGAAGTATCACCACTGCAATCACTGCATTTTAATCCCTCATCAGGATTGGTGATATTCCAAAGTTGGCACGTGATACACTCGTCACGCTTATGGGCATGTGGTGGGGCCAGTAACTCAGTGTTGAAGCCTGCCCGTGTTGTAAACACATTGAGCTTAGTGATCACCGGCTCAACTGTAGATCCCGGTGCTCTCAGTCGTAATCGCCCATCAGACTGGAAGTTGGCGAGGCCACCATAGCCCACGCTAGAGAGTGAAGAAGACACTTGGTAGGTAGACGAGCTTGCGTGATGATTGGTCTAACTAAGATCAACTGAGTGGATATACGAGTATCGTCCGTAGTACTTACCTGAAAGTTTTCCTCATTTTCCAAGGTATTCGATCCATACCCGGAGTCGAATGACCAGATACTAGCGGCTTTGACCTTTCCTGGTGGAGGCAGCATGGTGTCCAAATGTAGATGTCGTTCAATAGTAGGTTCTTTGCTATGTATACTGACGAATGGCTT from Pyrenophora tritici-repentis strain M4 chromosome 1, whole genome shotgun sequence encodes the following:
- a CDS encoding Homeodomain-containing transcription factor, translated to MLPPPGKVKAASIWSFDSGYGSNTLENEENFQTNHHASSSTYQVSSSLSSVGYGGLANFQSDGRLRLRAPGSTVEPVITKLNVFTTRAGFNTELLAPPHAHKRDECITCQLWNITNPDEGLKCSDCSGDTSMVPDAINHQDIQSKTQITVLDTTSVLQPEHLSQKPAARRCSACEIAALIDPDHLSTCSSCDPIAYRSSPESPICNSRIKRSGARRPPTKLESHALRCLREWLHENRKNPYPDADTKRSLAQRCGITEKQVNTWFTNARARGKLLKHNASDSASEDEGSSTSKRSSTAPAVKKKNSLSPTARFNPNYPDISCSASSSYSQEIEVPPTSRRGKKKDYGQLGVLFATPHALHIQSEPTVSTISAKGNGSETWQCTFCYQRIAHKSWRRHEETQHRPKRKWTCLLTGPSLHVASRTAISTYCVFCKIPDPSEDHLLLAHRISECANKSEHERTFLRPDHLRQHVNNFHKAPLDGEVRDLWRRGETGDETAEDWICGFCGHELKTWEARERHIAKHFKDGSTMTDWKEHTNLVAGADPSKKRPTSSEGRPNALPKIARMHTDLPVRQQHQHESDRMIVDGLDSSFEIADTDTMLSRSPLDGTFGSFIPLVWDRDYVDTSGKDLCDRDNALDSGCESGLPGIDNGEFGLESFGAGWLEGTLGLSECWLW